The following coding sequences lie in one Rutidosis leptorrhynchoides isolate AG116_Rl617_1_P2 chromosome 6, CSIRO_AGI_Rlap_v1, whole genome shotgun sequence genomic window:
- the LOC139853785 gene encoding uncharacterized protein, which yields MDQYLHLRDYIKELQRSNPNTTVRVLTGNEDPNAEAVQFKRIYICLGGLKQGFKELGRDLIGVDGAFMKAPAHGQLLTAVGIDSNNGIYPLAYAMVEQENYNAWCWFLNCLRDDLELDRTSNFTFMSDRQKGLIHAVEKVFPCVEHRFWRALSDVLLNNMCEVLNKCLLEARDKPIITALEYVREYLMRRIIVVKVKLSKADGHLTPTATKLFESIKEDASQYTVILGGDDQYQVSGPHNDQCAVDLGAKTCACRKWELTGMPCKHAVAALNNMALHSENIQAVNGSALWEKATGQTTLLPPIRVACAGRPKKNRRKGMDENDSMVKNGKLSRLGKTLTCGNCRGDGHNKRTCTAGKSGNDGASGSKNGAGSKKRKKDTNVATGTNV from the exons ATGGATCAGTATCTACACTTAAGGGATTATATTAAGGAATTACAGAGAAGTAATCCAAACACAACAGTTAGGGTTTTAACAGGTAATGAAGATCCTAATGCAGAAGCTGTTCAGTTCAAGAGAATATATATTTGTCTAGGGGGTTTGAAACAAGGTTTTAAGGAATTAGGCAGAGATTTAATTGGTGTAGATGGTGCATTTATGAAGGCACCTGCTCATGGTCAACTCTTGACAGCTGTGGGGATTGATTCAAACAATGGAATCTATCCACTTGCATATGCTATGGTGGAGCAAGAAAATTACAATGCTTGGTGCTGGTTTCTTAATTGCTTGAGAGATGATTTGGAGCTGGACAGAACATCAAATTTCACCTTTATGAGTGATAGACAGAAG gGATTAATTCATGCAGTAGAAAAAGTTTTTCCATGTGTTGAACATAGGTTCT GGAGAGCTTTGTCTGATGTGTTACTTAACAATATGTGTGAGGTATTGAATAAATGTTTATTGGAGGCTAGGGATAAACCAATAATAACTGCTTTAGAGTATGTGAGGGAGTATTTGATGAGAAGAATTATAGTAGTTAAAGTTAAACTTTCAAAGGCTGATGGACATCTAACCCCAACTGCAACCAAATTGTTTGAATCTATCAAAGAAGATGCTTCACAATATACTGTTATTTTGGGTGGAGATGATCAATATCAAGTATCTGGACCTCATAATGATCAGTGTGCTGTAGACTTAGGTGCAAAAACATGTGCATGCAGGAAATGGGAACTCACTGGCATGCCATGTAAACATGCTGTTGCAGCCCTGAATAACATGGCTTTACATAGTGAAAACATTCAG GCAGTGAATGGAAGTGCTTTATGGGAGAAAGCAACTGGGCAAACCACTCTGTTACCACCAATTAGAGTAGCATGTGCAGGAAGGCCAAAGAAAAACAGGAGGAAAGGTATGGATGAGAATGACAGCATGGTGAAGAATGGAAAATTGTCAAGATTGGGAAAGACCTTGACTTGTGGTAACTGTAGAGGGGATGGTCATAACAAGAGGACATGTACAGCAGGTAAAAGTGGCAATGATGGTGCAAGTGGCAGCAAAAATGGTGCAGGTAGCAAGAAAAGGAAGAAGGATACCAATGTTGCAACTGGTACCAATGTTTGA